A segment of the Bos mutus isolate GX-2022 chromosome 17, NWIPB_WYAK_1.1, whole genome shotgun sequence genome:
TTGCAGCCCGGAACTTTGACCTGCAGAAATCAGAGGACATGCTCCGTAAGGTGAGACCCTGTGCTCACAAGCATCCTGTCTCCTACACGTTGCACCCCAGGAATTATCCCCAGGGATTATCGACAGAGGCCAGGGACTCTTGCCCAGTCCTTCCCCCTCCATCCCTTTCTGCCTCAGACCCGGGTCCCCCACAGCCCTCGTCCTGGCATTCCCACCCCCAGTCCTATGTTGGTGGCACCTGGGGTGGCTCTGGTAGGATCCTGGTGTCCGTGGGCAGAGGGGCGTGGCCTGTGACCTCTGGGGCAGGCAGTCTGCAAGCCCAGCCGTGTCTCCGCAGCACGTGGAGTTCCGCAAGCAACAGGACCTGGACAACATCCTCGAGTGGAAGCCCTCAGAGGTGAGCCCACGTGGGGTCCCCCAGGCCACTGCCGCCCCCTCAACTCGCCCATCGCGTCCAGCCGCCCGAGGGAGCGGGGACCTGGCCTGGAGGCTGCTTCGAATTGAGACCGCACCCCGTGTCCAGGTGGTCCAGCGGTACGATGCCGGCGGCCTGTGCGGCTACGACTACGAGGGCTGCCCCGTGTGGTTCGACATCATCGGGACCATGGACCCCAGGGGCCTCCTTCTGTCAGCCTCCAAGCAGGAGCTGATCCGGAAGCGCATCAGGGTCTGCGAGTTGCTTTTGCACGAGTGTGAGCAGCAGAGTCAGAAGGTATGCGAGCGTGTAGACGGCACGTGGTGGGTCCCGCCTGTCTAAAGGTGGGTACCAGGACTGGCGAGGGAGGCACCCGCTCCTCCCTAGCCTTCAGCACACTGGGCTCTGCTTCACTTGCAGTCACCCTTGCACGAGCGTCTAACACGTGCATGCCATTCTCTGCTGGTGCACACCAAGTGTGGCCAAAGCCCTTCccctgtgaccttgggtgagatGCTGGCCTTGGTGCTACGAATCCTCTAGCTGTAATCCCCTGGATCCCTGGGAACAGTGGGTGGTCAGCTTTGCTTACAGAAAAGATGTCCCTTGATTGTGTAACTATGAACCTTGATGGAGGAGCCATTGCTTTGGGCATCCCCAGAAGCTGGTGACCCTTCAATCTGGGCACATCCCTGGTGCCTCTAGGGAGTTACTACCAAAATATGTGGGGCACGGGGCTTCTAAGCCAAGAAGGACCACACCCTCCTTTGCAGGGCTTCTCCTGGCCCCTGACTCTGTGTTTCCTGGTCACTAGCCTTCAGAGGGAATCTAATGCCAAGTGTGGCAGGGTTGGTTTTGTGAGTCTAAGTGTCTAAAGCTGTTATGGCACTGTGGGATATTATGGTTAATATATATGTGTCCTCATGGGATTCCACACAAGGGCAAGGCCTGCATCCCCAGCGTCTGGCACAGAGCGGGGCACAAAATAGACCCTCCACCGAGATTTGTGGCGGGCAGGAGAGAATTACCTAATGTTGTGTGTCGTGCCTGTGTGTTCTCATGTAAGATGGCTCACTTATAGGCTCAAAGCAGTGTCTCCAACTTCACAGACGTTCCCAATCGGAGCCAGCAGTTAAAGTGGCGGTGGCGCTAGTTAGTATCTGTTAAGATTTAATAGGCACTGGCCAAGCGCCGGACCCTGGGTTCGTTGAATCCTCACAGACCTCTCAGGGCCTGGAattatccccatcttacagaggGAAAAAGTAAGGGTCAAAGGGATTAAAAATCCACCCAAggcctggtggttcagatggtaaagaatctgcctgcaatgcagggagatccaggttcgacccctgggttgggaagatcccctggaggagagaatggcaacccattccagtattcctgcctggagaagtccatggcagaggagcgtggcgggctgcagtccctgggctcagagtcagacatgactgagcgactaatactttcaaagCCACACAGCCCCCCAGCAGCAGTTCTGGCTTGGATTCACCTGTGGGGCTGCATCGCTGGCTGACAAGTATACTACTGTACGTGAAGATGCCCAGTGAACAAATGATGTCTTTAATCACAGTTAACTCATTCCAGGCTACAGTGTTGAGCAGAGTGTGAGGGCCACCACGCTAAGGCTCAGAGGTGGCACCTCCTTAGACCCTGGATGGGCTCTGTCTGTTTGGAAAATGCTGTGGGCAGCTGGCGGAGGGGGCAGGACGGTGGAGGGAGGGATCCTCAGGGGCGCTCTCTGGCCAGGATCTCCTGGCTGGAGCCATCATCTGACCCGAGTGCCTGCTCTGTCCTGTGCAGCTGGGCAGGAGGGTTGACACGGCCGTGATGGTCTTTGACATGGAAGGGCTGAGCCTGAGACACCTGTGGAAGCCAGCAGTGGAGGTTTACCAGCAGGTGAGGTTGGCCGTTGGCTCAAAGCCAACAGGGAGCCACACTGCCCACACCAGCCTCCGGTCCATGGAGGAGGGGTCACTGCCCAGGGGCCCCAGACAGCAGCCAGTGAAGCTGACCTGGGGATCCACCCTCCAGGGAGAAAGAGTCTGAACAAGAGCTCCACTGAGGATGACAGCCATGCTCCCGGGGAGGACGGGATgggctcctggggtggggggggtgctcTTGGGGTCCAGCAGCATCAGGGCCGCAGAAATCTGGGGGCTGGAGGTGTTGGCAGCTGGCTTCACTcagactcttcttgaccccacaGTTTTTTGCCATTCTGGAAGCAAATTATCCAGAGACGATGAAGAATTTAATTGTTATTCGAGGTGAGCCCACTATGGGGATGACCtcctggggtgggaagggtgAGGAATAGGGGAGGGGGACAGCGGGGAAGCCACCCAGACCAGGGACTGTTAAACCCTCCTGGGTGGAGAATGGGTCTGTCTTTGTTCAGCTGATTCTCTTGGAATATACAAAATCACGCTCTCGTGTGCTACAGCAATGTCAAATACGCCATGTCTCTAAATGTTTACTGTAATTTTCTTTACTGACCTGGTTGGGGACTGGCGTCAGAGAGTCCACGGACTGAGAATCCATGGAGTGCAGTCTGTGCCTGCAACAGCTATATGACAAAGGGCTTGCTGCATGTGTTCTAGGGTCAGATGATCTGGCTTCCCATCAAGTCTATGGAGCAAATCAGCATCACCTCATTGAGCCTGTTTTCccattctgtaaaatggggatacagTGGCACCTTCCCTATAAGATAGCTGTGAGGTTACATGAGATAGTCTGTGGGGAAAGTgtagcacagagcctggcccaTAGAAAGCACCCAGTAAGCTTGAGTCGTCCTGGTGGAACATGAGGTCGAATGCAGATGCCCCCTACTTGCACCCAAGAGGGTGCCAAGGCAACATGGGCACACCGTGAGTGTGGAAAGGAAGAGGCGCCCCTGGGGAATCACCATTGCTGATGCCCTACCACAGGGGAAGAGGAGGCAACcatttattgtttcatttgatCTCCACTTTTCAGTTAGGAGTGCTAAGCCTCAGAGAGGGTGAGTGAGTCCCTGAAGGTctcacagaaggaaatggcagcatcTAGGTCTGTCCAACCTCTGTCCCACCCATGCCCTTGGCTGTGACCCTGTGTATTCAGGTCCTCTCCGTTCCAGCTTCTCAAGGGAGTTTGTGTGTTCCAGCCCCCAAGCTGTTCCCCGTGGCCTTCAACTTGGTCAAGTCGTTCATGGGTGAGGAGACCCAAAAGAAGATAGTGATTATGGGAGGTGAGTGACCCGGCCTCCCAGCTGTGACACCTCTGCATCTGCCTGGAAGCAGAGGCTGATGCCAGAGGTTCCATTTCCCTGTAGCTCCTCCTCTTTACTCAGGCCCTGACCTTGgcccgaccctcagtgacctTTGCACTCTCATTCGAGGCTTTGGGCCCTAGACAATGGCCTGGGTGGCCATGCGGAGCTCCTGGGTGTTCTCAGGAGTTGGTGCCCAGGAGCCAGTGTAGGACACATCAGGCCTCTCCCTGGACTTGGCCCCACTGCCCTCTGTTGAACCCCCGACCCCCCTCAAAAGAGCCCCACTTTTGTTCCCACAGGCAACTGGAAGCAAGAGCTGCCTAAGTTCATCAGCCCCGACCAGCTGCCCGTGGAGTTTGGGGGGACCATGACCGACCCCGATGGCAACCCCAAGTGCCTGACCAAGGTCCGGTGCCCAGAGgacggggagggaggggagatggcCGTGGTGCGGTGCCCGCTCACCACCCTCGCCTGCAGATCAACTACGGGGGCGACGTGCCCCAGCATTACTTCCTGCGCAACCACGTGAGGGTGCAGTACGACCACCAGGCGACCGTGGGCCGGGGCTCCTCCCTGCAGGTGGACAACGAGATCCTGTTCCCGGGCTGCGTGCTCAGGTGGGCACggcgccccccacacacacctggtGTGGTCGGGAGGGGCCCGGAGCCCAGGCAGGTGGCGGTGAGTGGGGCCCTGTCCCCTGCAGGTGGCAGTTTGCGTCGGACGGAGGGGACATAGGCTTCGGGGTTTTCCTGAAGACCAAGATGGGGGAGCGGCAGCGGGCCGCGGAGATGACGGAGGTGCTGGCCAGCCAGCGCTACAACGCCCACATGGTGCCCGAGGACGGGAGCCTCACCTGCACGGAAGCCGGCGTCTGTAAGAGCTACAGGGTTCACTGGGGTCGCTTTCCTCCTCATGGTGGAGAAATGATCTGACATCTCTTGCCGGTCTGGCCCCTCTGTTTGCTCCAATTTCCAGCTCTcagggtgggtgtggggggcTCTGTGCAAGCCCCTAGATACCCTGGACGCTGGGGCATCAGCTTCAGGTGTTGGATCTGAGGAGAGGCTCCCAGGTGTGGGTACAGGAGTGGAGAGGTGTGGTGGAGAGCAGGGCTCGCAGCCCCGTGGACTCAGCTCCTGGGAAGACCCTTCACCGCACTCAACAGGCTAAATGAGAGACAGCTGGAAAACAGCTGTGGGCTCAGCATCAGGGCTCCCAGGCTGCCCACCTGCGTGGACGACCCGAGGAGATGACCCTTCCAGGTGTCTGTCCCCCACTCCCAGGCCTCTCGGGCTGGTCAGTTTTGGCAGAAGCGGTGTTGCCCAGGGCCATCGCTGACCTCCTGCCTCTGCAGGGAATA
Coding sequences within it:
- the LOC102274704 gene encoding SEC14-like protein 4 encodes the protein MSGRVGDLSPEQQEALTRFRDNLQDLLPTLPKADDHFLLRWLRARNFDLQKSEDMLRKHVEFRKQQDLDNILEWKPSEVVQRYDAGGLCGYDYEGCPVWFDIIGTMDPRGLLLSASKQELIRKRIRVCELLLHECEQQSQKLGRRVDTAVMVFDMEGLSLRHLWKPAVEVYQQFFAILEANYPETMKNLIVIRAPKLFPVAFNLVKSFMGEETQKKIVIMGGNWKQELPKFISPDQLPVEFGGTMTDPDGNPKCLTKINYGGDVPQHYFLRNHVRVQYDHQATVGRGSSLQVDNEILFPGCVLRWQFASDGGDIGFGVFLKTKMGERQRAAEMTEVLASQRYNAHMVPEDGSLTCTEAGVYVLRFDNTYSLIHAKKISYTVEVLLPDKASEEKIQGLEDSRQSPLQ